From the genome of Streptomyces sp. NBC_00659, one region includes:
- a CDS encoding DNA polymerase IV: protein MRTAPTILHLDMDAFFASAEQASKPSLRGKAVVVGGLGPRGVVATASYEARVFGVNSAMPMAQARRRAPNAAYLVPRFGLYREVSEQVMGLLRGLSPLVEPLSLDEAFVDLEAGGTAWDEASARLTGARLRADIRAVTGLTGSVGLAASKMLAKIASEQAKPDGLVLIEPGTERALLGPMPVRTLPGVGPATGDHLRRAGITTVEELAEAGEDELVRLLGKAHGHALFAMALAHDERPVVAERETKSVSVEDTYDVDIHDRVRVELEVQRLADRCVRRLRRAGLSGRTIVLKVRRYDFSTLTRSETLRGPTDDPGVVREAAARLLEGVDTTGGVRLLGVGVTGLADYTQEDLFAQAQAAAAGEPAAEEHAADEPAEVAVADGETAPAERRWPSGHDVRHAEFGHGWVQGSGLGRVTVRFETPYSGPGRVRTFRTDDAQLEPADPLPLVERRPEDADGLPAGPGPSVSAVGTHGPGPGDQVSSEPASRPKSRSGGGGDATSSP from the coding sequence GTGAGAACCGCGCCCACGATCCTGCATCTCGACATGGATGCCTTCTTCGCCTCGGCGGAGCAGGCATCCAAGCCGAGCCTGCGCGGGAAGGCCGTCGTGGTGGGCGGGCTCGGGCCCCGTGGAGTGGTCGCCACCGCCTCGTACGAGGCACGCGTCTTCGGGGTGAACTCCGCGATGCCCATGGCCCAGGCCCGCAGACGGGCACCGAACGCCGCCTATCTCGTGCCGCGCTTCGGGCTGTACCGAGAGGTCAGCGAGCAGGTGATGGGGCTGCTGCGGGGCCTGTCGCCGCTGGTGGAGCCGCTCAGCCTGGACGAGGCGTTCGTGGACCTGGAGGCGGGCGGGACGGCGTGGGACGAGGCGTCGGCGCGGCTGACCGGTGCCAGGCTGCGCGCGGACATCCGGGCCGTCACGGGGCTCACGGGGTCGGTGGGGCTCGCCGCCTCCAAGATGCTGGCGAAGATCGCCTCGGAGCAGGCCAAGCCGGACGGTCTCGTCCTGATCGAGCCGGGCACCGAGCGCGCGCTGCTGGGACCGATGCCGGTGCGGACGCTGCCGGGCGTGGGGCCGGCCACCGGCGACCATCTGCGCCGGGCGGGCATCACCACCGTCGAGGAGCTCGCCGAGGCGGGCGAGGACGAGCTCGTACGGCTGCTGGGGAAGGCCCACGGGCACGCGCTGTTCGCGATGGCGCTGGCCCACGACGAGCGGCCCGTGGTGGCCGAGCGGGAGACCAAGTCCGTGTCGGTCGAGGACACGTACGACGTGGACATCCACGACCGGGTCCGGGTGGAGCTGGAGGTGCAGCGGCTCGCGGACCGGTGCGTGCGGCGGCTGCGCCGGGCCGGACTGTCGGGCCGGACCATCGTGCTGAAGGTGCGCCGGTACGACTTCTCGACGCTGACCCGGTCCGAGACGCTGCGGGGGCCCACGGACGACCCCGGAGTCGTCAGGGAGGCCGCCGCCCGGCTGCTGGAGGGCGTGGACACGACCGGTGGCGTCCGTCTGCTGGGGGTCGGCGTCACCGGGCTCGCCGACTACACGCAGGAGGACCTGTTCGCGCAGGCGCAGGCCGCGGCCGCGGGGGAACCGGCGGCCGAGGAGCACGCGGCGGACGAACCGGCCGAGGTGGCCGTCGCGGACGGGGAGACGGCGCCGGCGGAGCGGCGGTGGCCCTCCGGACACGATGTGCGGCATGCCGAGTTCGGGCACGGCTGGGTGCAGGGGAGCGGGCTGGGACGGGTCACGGTGCGGTTCGAGACGCCGTACTCCGGGCCCGGCCGGGTGCGGACCTTCCGGACGGACGATGCGCAGCTGGAACCGGCCGACCCGCTGCCCCTGGTGGAGCGAAGACCCGAGGACGCCGACGGGCTGCCGGCCGGCCCCGGGCCGTCGGTGTCAGCGGTCGGGACGCACGGTCCCGGCCCTGGGGATCAGGTGTCCTCCGAGCCCGCGAGCCGGCCGAAGTCCCGGTCCGGCGGCGGAGGGGACGCCACGTCGAGTCCGTAG
- a CDS encoding bifunctional nuclease family protein, translating to MNELDVVGVRVEMPSNQPIVLLREVGGDRYLPIWIGPGEATAIAFAQQGMAPARPLTHDLFKDVLEAVGQELTEVRITDLREGVFYAELVFASGVEVSARPSDAIALALRTGTPIYGSDGVLDDAGIAIPDEQEDEVEKFREFLDQISPEDFGTNSQ from the coding sequence GTGAACGAGCTCGATGTCGTAGGTGTCCGGGTCGAAATGCCCTCCAACCAACCGATCGTGCTTCTGCGTGAAGTGGGAGGCGACCGCTACCTCCCCATCTGGATCGGACCGGGGGAGGCGACGGCGATCGCCTTCGCCCAGCAGGGCATGGCCCCCGCACGACCGCTGACCCACGACCTGTTCAAGGACGTGCTGGAGGCCGTCGGCCAGGAGCTCACCGAAGTACGTATCACCGACCTGCGCGAGGGCGTCTTCTACGCCGAGCTCGTCTTCGCCAGCGGGGTCGAGGTGAGTGCCCGGCCGTCCGACGCCATAGCGCTCGCGCTGCGCACCGGAACGCCCATCTACGGCAGCGACGGGGTGCTCGACGACGCGGGCATCGCGATCCCGGACGAGCAGGAGGACGAGGTGGAGAAGTTCCGCGAGTTCCTCGACCAGATCTCGCCCGAGGACTTCGGCACCAACAGCCAGTGA
- a CDS encoding MerR family transcriptional regulator has product MRSSGDGTAGGAPGHGPGESGPYPPPSSRLGSSRGRPQHGSAADHVPVRPAAVSDEEGTVPEEVGYRGPTACAAAGITYRQLDYWARTGLVEPSVRPAYGSGTQRLYSFRDVVVLKIVKRFLDTGVSLQNIRTTVQHLRERGFQDLERMTLMSDGATVYECTSPDEVHALLQGGQGVFGIAVGVVWRDVEGALSQLHGERVDTGETLLAHHPADELARRRNRAV; this is encoded by the coding sequence GTGAGAAGCAGCGGCGACGGTACGGCTGGGGGTGCTCCCGGACACGGTCCGGGAGAGAGCGGCCCGTACCCTCCCCCAAGCTCTCGGCTCGGCTCGAGCAGGGGGCGCCCTCAGCATGGCAGCGCGGCCGATCACGTTCCGGTGCGGCCGGCGGCAGTGTCCGACGAAGAAGGGACTGTTCCCGAGGAGGTCGGTTACCGGGGACCCACGGCGTGCGCCGCCGCGGGCATCACCTACCGGCAGCTCGACTACTGGGCGCGGACCGGACTGGTCGAGCCCAGCGTGCGTCCCGCCTACGGGTCGGGGACACAGCGCCTCTACAGTTTCCGGGACGTGGTGGTCCTCAAGATCGTCAAGCGGTTCCTGGACACCGGGGTGTCGTTGCAGAACATCCGCACCACGGTCCAGCACCTGAGGGAGCGCGGCTTCCAGGACCTGGAGCGCATGACGCTCATGAGCGACGGCGCGACGGTCTACGAGTGCACCTCCCCGGACGAGGTCCACGCCCTGCTTCAGGGCGGCCAGGGCGTCTTCGGTATCGCCGTGGGAGTGGTGTGGCGGGACGTCGAGGGCGCCCTGTCCCAGTTGCACGGAGAGCGCGTGGACACCGGCGAGACGCTTCTCGCGCACCATCCCGCCGACGAACTGGCGCGCAGGCGCAACCGCGCGGTGTGA
- a CDS encoding PRC-barrel domain-containing protein, translating to MQTDIDPRNLIGRKAFDSNGTKIGTIDEVYLDDATGVPEWAAIRTGLFSRDAFVPLEPSEIIEGTLRIPFDRALIKDAPDFGVGRHLSPEQELQLYHHYGLDVASPPPPDRDFGRLAGSEDT from the coding sequence GTGCAGACCGACATCGATCCGCGCAACCTGATCGGCCGCAAGGCGTTCGACAGCAACGGCACCAAGATCGGCACGATCGACGAGGTCTACCTCGACGACGCGACCGGTGTCCCGGAGTGGGCGGCCATACGCACCGGGCTGTTCAGCAGGGACGCCTTCGTGCCCCTGGAGCCCAGCGAGATCATCGAGGGGACCCTGCGCATCCCCTTCGACCGGGCCCTGATCAAGGACGCCCCCGACTTCGGCGTCGGGCGGCACCTCTCCCCCGAACAGGAGCTCCAGCTCTACCACCACTACGGACTCGACGTGGCGTCCCCTCCGCCGCCGGACCGGGACTTCGGCCGGCTCGCGGGCTCGGAGGACACCTGA